In the Pirellulales bacterium genome, AGACGGGTCACGCGCACCGGGAGGTGATTGAGCAAACAGTGAAAACGACGGCGCGACGAGGACCGGGAACAACACCGCTATGAGCATTTTTCGCACGATCGAATCCTTACATTTCAACATTCGGACCTCCTTTGGAGTGCTATTTTCACTTAGCCGCAGAATCTACGCGCCGATTCCGATACAGCGACGGATCGACCGCCGCAACCATCGCGTCGAGGTCCATAATTCGTTCGAAGAAATGGCAAACGCGCTCGGCCTGGGCAACTGGATCTTCGAGCAGCTCGTTGTAGCTGACGCGCAGCACGGCGATGTGCGGCTGCCCGGCGAGCCAGCGGTCAAGTTCTTCCAAATGAGTTTGAAAGGCCGCTTTCATTCGTTCGCGGGGCGCCGCGGGGCGGCCCAGCCGCTCGAGCATTTTTTCCTGCGAAGCGAGCACTTCGTCCAGATCGCGCTCCATGAAAAGCACCCGATAGCGCTCTCCCGGCGGCAGGTCGCGAAGCAACTGCGAAACCATCTTGAAGGCCTTGTTGCGAGTATCGGACAACCATGACGAATCCTGCTTGATCTTCTTGACCTGCTCGAATTCGAGATACCCGCGGGGGTTGTCGGTGTCGGCCGCGCGGATGGCGTCAGTGACAATCTCGATCCCACCGGCCGACAGCATCTGCATCATGAGTGAAGTGCCCGAACGTGGCAGACCGGAGACGATCATGATCTCTAAATCGGTTGGCATTTCGTCGCTCATGGAAATCTCAGTTTGAAACCACGATGGCAACAAGAGCACTCGGGCTCACAAGTTGACTTTGAGAATCGGTTTGACGGCGAAGGCAACTACCATGGAGGCGATGAACCAAAAGAACACCCAAGTGTTGGTCCCACAGGTCCAGCCGGACCGTTGGGGGTAATCGATGGCAATGCTTTCGACCCGCGAGTCGGGCGGAAATGGCGCCTCGCGCGGATTTTCGAGGGTCCGCCCCCACGACCAGCCTGGGCGCTCGCGGCTCACCGGCATGAATCTTTCGCCGACGACAAATTCCTTCTCAAATCGATGCCGGCCGATGTCGAACTCCAGCCGATGAACGCCATCTTGTCTGGCCCGCACGTTCCAACAAACCATATTCTTGCTCGGCACGCGGACTGGGCCGACGGTCGTCTCGAAATCGGGACTGGTTGCCAACTGCGGCGAGACGGATTGACCCTCGGCCAGCTTGACCGTCACCACTGCATCCTCGCCCACGCGGATCGGCCGGGCCTGAAACCATAGCGTCAATTGAAACAGCGCCAGTGTGATCGGCACGAACATGACCAGCATCGGCACCAACGAGAGTAACAAGAGTTTCGCCACGCCAACAAGAATCCGGCTTTGCGAGCGCAGGCTCACCAGCACGCTTTCTTTGAATAGCGATAGGGCGAGCAGGTTGGCCTTGATCGCGGCGCGTGCCCGCTTGATCGCCGGCTGGTTCGAGGTGTGTTTGAAAACCACGAGCATCAGCACGCCCGTGACTGCGGCGACGAGCGTGGCCGAAAGCCAGCCCGGGAGCGAGGCAACCGGCGCGAGCAGCACGCTCGCGCAGGCGTTGGCGATCGCGTTCAACCAGACAATCAGTTGAGTCATCGCAAAGTCACTCGATGTAGCCCAGCCCGCGGAGTTGATCGGCCACCTGCTGCTCGGCCTCTTCGACTTTCAGCCGCTTGATTTCATTCTCGATCGCGCTGGCGACGAATTCGTCGAGACTACTGAATCCGGCCGCCGCGGCGGCCGATTTGGCACGTTCGTAGAGGGCGGGATCGATGTTGAGTTTGCTCATGGAATCTCTCGAAGTGGTTTTGTCGGAGTGGACGCTACGGCGTGAACTCCAACAGCTATCCCGTAAAAACACTCTTACCCGTAATCGTGCTCGCCGCCGGCAATCCGAACTCGCTCAGGATCGACGGCGCGATGTCGATGAGCGACGGCGCCTTGGCCTTGATCGGTCGATTGCAGCACAGCACGCCGGGCACTTCCAGCGCGTCGACGCAATGGTCGGCGCTCCAGGCCGCCGTGTTGTCGGAGATCACCTCGGGCATCAGCTCGCCCGTGCAGGTCTCCCACGAAGCCCGATAGCCGCGCTTGTAGCCGATGATCAGATCGGGGGCCATCTCCATCGCGCTGCCCGAATAAATCTGGTCGGAGCGATAGACGCCGCGGATCACCTGCTCGCCATTCGTGTCGCGGACGGCTTGCAGCCGGGCAACGAGCTGCTTGAGCAGCCGCTCCCGCTCCTCGCCCGGCGCGACGATCCCATCCGGCTCGCGCCCCTTGAGGTTCAGATAGAGGCCGTTGATTCCCAGGCCATAGGCCCGCGTGCGGGTCCAATCGGCGTCGTGCCGGATCGAGGTGCACTCGCCGGGGTTGAGAAAGCCCGTGTCGCGGAGCCAGGAGTTGAGATTGAACTGCCGCCCGAAGTTGGCGAAGCCGTGGTCGCTCATCACGAAAATCGTGGCCTTCGCGCCGTAGCGATCGTGAATGTCACCGATGATCTTGTCGAGCTTTTGATAAAGCCGTTTGATATGGGCGAAATACTTATTGGTTTCGGCGGGCGTGCGGGACGGGTGCGGATCGTCGGAATCCCACCAGAACATGTGCGATTGGAGATCGCTGCTGGAGAAATAGAAGAACA is a window encoding:
- a CDS encoding sulfotransferase, encoding MSDEMPTDLEIMIVSGLPRSGTSLMMQMLSAGGIEIVTDAIRAADTDNPRGYLEFEQVKKIKQDSSWLSDTRNKAFKMVSQLLRDLPPGERYRVLFMERDLDEVLASQEKMLERLGRPAAPRERMKAAFQTHLEELDRWLAGQPHIAVLRVSYNELLEDPVAQAERVCHFFERIMDLDAMVAAVDPSLYRNRRVDSAAK